ATATTGTCTCTTATTTATATTTATTATCTAGAGTCTTAGGATTGTATTGTGCAGTATTTTAATTATCAGAATATTTTAAAATCCGAAACTGAGTCTCATGCCCTTACACATACAAACTCTAACGATGAACACATGTAACATGACATTATGACAACATTAATTAGTCCCCATTCCGCTGGCTGGTTCTGAGCGTGCAGCACTGCAGCGATTGCTTGGAGCCGAATTCTTGCAGCAACAcacagggtctgtttggttgggctgtggctgtgaaaaaagttgctgtgggctgtgagctgtggaaaaagctgctgtaggctgtaagccgttaaaaagctaaaaactatttggtggaaaccactaaaagtcgttaaaagttcttcgatatatgttttcacagttccatttgaaaagccactaaaagcaggttcagtggtgctttcagatttgcactgtgagaaagccagcttttagaaaaagctgcttcctggatctaaccctttggttggcttttggcttttagggggcaaaagccaaaagccaaaagtcaaaccaaacacacccacaGTTTGTTTGTTTGCTAGGGGGAATCTGCGATGCTAGATTCCGTTGGTGAACACGGTCTGGATTGTCCCAGATGTTTGTCACGCTGCTTCCAACCGAACGAGGCAGGTGAAATCCCGGCCCGATGCTGCACGTTACGTGAAGATGCCGCTTTGTCCGCTTCACCTTCTCGACACCTCGCCGATCTCTGCCGCACCCTACCACCATCACTGGTGCCAACTACATAACGAGTAGCTAGTCAACGAGCTCTAGGCTAGCTCTAGCTAGCTAGCACGCAACAATGGCGGCCTCCGTGGCCGTTGCGCTCCTAGTCGCCTTCCTCACGCCGGCCCTTTTTCTTTACCTGTTCACAAGGCCCAACAAGAAGCCGTTGCCGGGCAAGTTGCCGCTGCCCCCGGGCTCACTGGGTCTGCCGATCATCGGGCAGAGCCTGGGCCTGCTGCGCGCGATGCGGAGCAACACCGGCGAGCGGTGGCTGCGGGACCGGATCGACCGGTACGGCCCCGTGTCCAAGCTGTCGCTGTTCGGCGCCCCCACGGTGTTCGTGGCGGGCCCCGCCGCGAACAGGCTCGTGTTCGCGAGCGACGCGCTGGCGCCGAAGCAGCCCCGCTGCCTGCCGCTCATCCTGGGCCGCCGCAACATCCTCGAGCTCGTCGGCGACGACTACCGGCGCGTGCGCGGCGCCATGATGCAGTTCCTCAAGCCCGACATGCTGCGGCGGTACGTGGGCGCGATCGACGCCGAGGTCGCGCGCCACCTGGACGGCCGGTGGGCGGGGCGCCGGGCCGTCGCCGTGCTGCCGCTCATGAAGCTGCTCACGTTCGACATCATCGCCACGCTGCTCTTCGGCCTCGATCGCGGCGCCGTCAGGGAGCGCCTCGCCGCCGCGTTCGCGGACATGCTGGAGGGCATGTGGTCCGTGCCGCTGGACCTGCCCTTCACGGCGTTCCGCAGGAGCGTGAGGGCCAGCGCGAGGGCGCGGCGGGTGCTCGAGGCGACGCTCGGGGAGAAGAAGGCCAGGCTGGAGCGCGGCGAGGCGTCGCCCGCAGACGACCTCCTGAGCTGTCTCGTCAGCCTTCGCGCCGAGGACGGCGCCGGGGGCCAGCGGCTGCTGACAGACGAGGAGATCGTGGACAACGCCATGGTCGTCCTCGTCGCCGGCCACGACACGTCGTCCGTGCTCATGACCTTCATGGTCCGCCACCTCGCCGGCGATCCCGCGACCCTCGCCGCCATGGTTCAAGGTAATCGAGAAATAGACCGCGCGCGGCTATGCATGCGGCATGCCTTTCGTAGATAAATCAAATGCTCGTGACCATGGCATGGATGGACGTCTCATGTTTGTATGTatggcatgcatgcatgcataatATTGGCCGCAGAGCACGACGAGATTGCCAAGAACAAGGCCGACGGCGAGGCGCTGACCTGGGAGGACCTGCACCGCATGAGGTTCACATGGCGCGTGGCCCTGGAGACGCTGCGGATGATCCCTCCCATCTTCGGCAGCTTCCGGCGAGCGCTGGAGGACATCGAGTTCGACGGCTACTGCATCCCCAAGGGGTGGCAGGTGTTCTGGGCGTCCAGCGTGACGCACATGGACCCCAGCATCTTCACGGACCCGGACAAGTTCGAGCCGTCCCGGTTCGAGAGCCAGGCGCCGCCCTACTCGTTCGTGGCGTTCGGCGGCGGGCAGAGGCTGTGCGCGGGGATCGAGTTCGCCAGGGTGGAGACGCTGGTGACCATGCACCACCTGGTGAGACGCTTCAGGTGGAGGCTCTGCTGCGGGGACAAGGACAACACATTCGTCAGGGACCCCATGCCGTCGCCGCTGAACGGACTGCCCGTCCAGCTCGAGCGCAGAGAAATGGCTCCAAACAAGAGCGCCTGCTCAGTACCTTGATTCCACCTAAGATGTTCGCCTCACCTGCGTGTAACCtgtcttttctttttctccctaaAATTTTAACCATACAGCAGGTCCCAAAATAGTTAAAAATGTCGACGCAGTCTTTGTAGTTAAAACACACATAAAAATGGTTTTTTACTGGAACCAAGCTTTCCTTTAGTTGTGCATCCCAAAAAAAAGTTTTGATGAAACCGGTCTCAGTGGATCCGGTTTCGAGTTAAAAACACACAGAACTGCTGGCACAAACAAAACCAAGCTTCGTGAGCGAGCGGTCCTTCCACCGGCAGTTTCCATTCCTCCCCTCCCGTCCCATCCAGCGCTTCACGCCAGTGGAGTACAGCACCATCCACCGCAAAATGACATCGCTGTCGCCCACCATCCAGAAGCTTGCACGGATTTATTACCGACGGCCTACCTTGCCAGCAGCGACAAAAAAACATCTCCGCCGGAATGGAACCGCACCGCTGCTAACCTCGTCGTGTTGCAGTCTGAACCACAACCGTAGGCCCCCAACACCACCATACAATCTGCATGACTATGTTCAGAGACAAATTCACCTGCATCAGAGATCTCTCAACAGGCTGCATGCATACCTCTGCAGAAAGAGTTGATGCTCTGGGATGCCTAACATCATATGGGCAATATATCCAAATGCGTAGCATCTGCCTTCTGCATACAAGTGTTGCTGGAGACAATTTATTTTTGGCAAATAAACAATGCATTGCTACTCATTTTGAGTTCCATGTAATAACCAATGCACCATAATCATACAAGAGACCACCACCATGAAGTGAGAAGGTTTTACAGTATAACTGGAGAATCAAACTATGAATTATGAAAGCCTTTAGATGAAGGTGAGACAATATCCACATCATATTTCCCCAATACAACCAATCCATTTCAACACAGTGCCACTTCCACTCCAACCAATATAATATTCCTAATCCTAATAGCAACAGGCCAGACAAGACCAAGAGGCAACGAACAAATGAAATTAACCCATATGTCGGTAATCAATGTTACCCTAATTGATAAGTTGCTGTAGGTCGATGTGCCAGGATGAAGCTAGCTGCTTCATTATCTGCAACGGTGTCGCTCCCTCCCAGTCATCAGGCAGGTCAATCGCTGTCGCCTCATGAAGTCCCAGTAAGACGTCCTGCTTTGCGTCTAGAGGTATTCCGAGATAATCAGAGCCATTTTCCATTACCAGATCAGTCAACTGCAGCACATTGAGATATCTTTTAGTGAGATGCCTAGCTCAGAGTTAAGCTTTCAGCTCAGAAATGAAAACAAGACAATGCCAGACATTTGAGTACAAAAAAAAGGAAATAATATGTGCCAAGTATTATCTTTGCAAACTGGTGTTGTCTAACATACTCTAACGTTTCATGTTTATACATTATTAGATACAACCATCTTTCCACCTTAATCAACCATGTCAGGGCATACATAGATTATAGTGATGCATTCATTTCACCTGTGAATTGAAACAGCTTGATTAGTTCAACCATACAAGCATGCAAGCGCATACCTGCTGTCCAGGTGGGAACCATAATTATCATTGAGCAAACAAAGAAGAACATAAAAACAAGTTTTACTAGATAAGAACACATCTGTTCGAGGGATCAAATATCAATCACACACTTCACTACAGTTTCCCCTTCAAGGCTTCAACCTTGAGCAATCCAGAAAACTGATGGGCCTTCATTCTACACCAAAGGGGAAAGCTGAATTAAAGTCTCAGTGCTATTGGCTTCAAGCTGAGCACTGGCCTGAGTTGTGGTTTCAGCCTCTTCTCCAAGAATCTAGAATCTGCATATGCACTGAGGAACATTGGCCCTTGCCATCTTGGGGAAGCGGAGGCCGAGACATAGTGGCAGCAATGGTTTGTGAGCTGGAGCATGCATTGGCCCACCAAGAGGCACCTCTCAGATGAGGGAGAGCCTGGCAAAGAATCCTCTTTAATCCTTCAGACATAAAAGGTGCAGTCCAAACCGGCATATCTGGAGATTGGAGGTCCATGGACAAGGGAAAAGTGTCAAACTCAAAATAATCTCCAGCTTTCCTGTAAGGTAGCATGTTTTATCCTCTTTGTGTTGCAATTACCCAATCCGAAAGGATGATCAGAGCAACTAAGCACATGAAGTTTGATGTCATTTTGCATGAAATCCCGAATCTGATTTACCCACATACCATCATCAGCGGGTTGCACCACTCCTTCAACGTCAGTCACAATAACCAAGTCATTGCGACGAGCCTCTTGTCCCAGAGCCAATTGAATGCGAGCATGAGAGCGCCAATTAGCGTCGCCATCAACGATAACAAGCTCCGGAGGAAGGAACGACCAAGGGTCCACCGGAAAGTTAGCCATGAGCAGTTATGAGGACAGTGAGGTGGAGCTGAAAGAGAGCAAAAAGACCAGCGGAGAAAGATAGAAGGTGAAGGGGTTTTCTCCACAATAGAGAGAGAACAGTTGTCAACGCCTAAAACCAAAAGGTCTCTAGAACAGGAGAAAATAGAGGGCCCGGTACACGTAGCCGGTGGACATCTATGGCGGAGAGGGCGAGAAGTTGGTGATGTTTTCTCAGAGAGGAGAACTGAACATTTGCCAACGTCAGAATGCAAAAAGTCACTTTTACCGGTGGATTGCGTGAGGCCGGTTGTCGGAGTCATAGCTGGTTGTTCAAAGGTGCAGGGAACAACTTTCAAAACAACTTGAATACCATCACTTTTGCCGTCGATTCATTAATGCGATGCACCTTAAGCCTCCAGTATCATCATCTTGGGGGCTTGGTGTTTATGGCTTCATCATAATAAGACAGTTTTTTATGGTGTCAGACCTTCCATAAACGGAAAGAGAGTTTTTTTTGGATGAGTTAGATTGCTGGAGGCTTGCCGGTGCCAGGCATCTTGAGGCATTGGGCCTTGGTGCTGCCTTTATTAGGTCCAGGGATCTTTTGGGTGATTAGTGAAGAGCAGTTGTGTGTGTGGggcctgctggcactttttgttgTTTGTCTCCTTTTGTGTCCTGTAGTTTTCATGCGCAGAAGGAGGCTGCAGTTCTGTGCGCAGCAGGAGTTTGGTGGTCTTGTGTTCTGTTTTTTTGGCATTGTACTTTGGTCCATTTTAGACTGTTTTCTTCTCTTAATttaatgatacgcagctctccaGAGCGTTCACGAAAAAAAAAGACATGCCATTATCCTAATACCAAATTGGATTTACAATCAAAGCACCAGTGACAAAAGGTACTTAAGGAAATGCACACTAAATTGCATTTTAGAATGCTGCACCATAGTCTTACGATGAAGGTGAATCATTAATTAATTCAGCCCAATTTAGAGAAGAAAAATGGTTGAAAGTTCAAATGTTCATGATATAATTCACTATTCATCAATGATAACATCATTACATTCCTGCAAAAGAATATAGTGGATTACCTGCTGAAGCCAGTTTAATGCTACGTCATATAAGCTTTCTTCCATGAGAAACTGCCCCACTGCATGTAGGACTTCATTTGCAACCTCATTTGAAAGTTGATCAACGACCGGTCCAGTTTGCTCCATCAACTTTACAAGTAATTCAGCATCACCAGTCGAAAGAAGTTCAGCATAAGCAGAGTCCATATCCTCAAGATGAACAGCATCCATCGCACGAGTCCAGGCCTCCCAAAGTGGGCCTCTTTCATCCCCTTGGTTGTCATCATTCAAAGCTTCTCCATCCAGTTCAGGAATAGCAACTCTTGCAGCGGCCCTTGAATTTCCATTATCTTCACCAGCTACTCTAATAGCTTCCAGTGTTGCTTCATCTTTTGAGGCCCGCCATGCACTTCGGGCAGAAGGACCCTCACCGAACCTAAAGGGTCCCTGACCTTTGTCCCAACCTCTCCGGGGACCCACTTGATCATTACTCCGTTCATTTCTTGCCATTCTATTGTCTGATGAAACAGAATCTAATCCTCTCCTCACATTCATACCACTTCTTGATCCAGAATAAGCATATGAGTCCCATGGTTCAGAATCTGGTCTCCAAGATTGGTTTTTCGTACCAGAAGCCATAGCATCTGCAGAGAAATACCTTTCTGCAAATCCCATCCGTCCATCACCACTCCTTCCATATTTCGAATTAGAATATTCATGGAAACCATTGTGTTTAGATGATCTGCCAGGAGATGAATCAAAGCCCAACGCTGGACCACCACCTCTCCTGCCTGAGGAGAGTGATATTTCTCTAGCCATTTCCTCAACAACTCTCTCAAGACCACGTACTCTGTTCTCCAATGTAACCATGCTGTCATGAGACCCTCCCATGAAATCCTGAAAGTTGAAAAACAAGCGATTTCAGTGGTTTGTGGTTAGTCCAAAAATATGTTTAGTAAGTTTAGATTTGTCCAGAAAATCAGCATGGAATCATACACCTCTCTGCTGCTTTAGTGTCATTTGCAATGTACATCAAAAAATTGAGTATACTTAAAGGAAGCAGGAAGCTACAAAAGTATCTGAATTATGCAACGAAGTAATTAAGTGAAGTACCACATCAGGTGGGCATAAAGCAGTCAATTTTCTTTCCAAACATGTAGAAAGTTATTTTAAAATAACAAATAAACTAGGTACCAGAGCTCAACCAGCTGAGTATGAGTAATCCTAAGGTTTGTGCAACCTCAAGTTCAACTTGAGGATCTGAGGTCAGCTCTATAGAAGCATGAGTAGCTCAAGCTCAGCTCGATAAGGACAAAAGCTTGTATTATTGCATGTTTTCCAGTTGATTATACATTAGAGTACACTTGAACTCAATAAGGCTCCACAATTCTATGGATGCATGTACAAAAATACCTTATAAGCTCAATGCTCAGTAGGATAATCAAACTCTTGTAATTTCGTTGCTTAATGGTAATGAA
This portion of the Zea mays cultivar B73 chromosome 2, Zm-B73-REFERENCE-NAM-5.0, whole genome shotgun sequence genome encodes:
- the LOC100272916 gene encoding putative cytochrome P450 superfamily protein produces the protein MAASVAVALLVAFLTPALFLYLFTRPNKKPLPGKLPLPPGSLGLPIIGQSLGLLRAMRSNTGERWLRDRIDRYGPVSKLSLFGAPTVFVAGPAANRLVFASDALAPKQPRCLPLILGRRNILELVGDDYRRVRGAMMQFLKPDMLRRYVGAIDAEVARHLDGRWAGRRAVAVLPLMKLLTFDIIATLLFGLDRGAVRERLAAAFADMLEGMWSVPLDLPFTAFRRSVRASARARRVLEATLGEKKARLERGEASPADDLLSCLVSLRAEDGAGGQRLLTDEEIVDNAMVVLVAGHDTSSVLMTFMVRHLAGDPATLAAMVQEHDEIAKNKADGEALTWEDLHRMRFTWRVALETLRMIPPIFGSFRRALEDIEFDGYCIPKGWQVFWASSVTHMDPSIFTDPDKFEPSRFESQAPPYSFVAFGGGQRLCAGIEFARVETLVTMHHLVRRFRWRLCCGDKDNTFVRDPMPSPLNGLPVQLERREMAPNKSACSVP